In Sorghum bicolor cultivar BTx623 chromosome 10, Sorghum_bicolor_NCBIv3, whole genome shotgun sequence, one genomic interval encodes:
- the LOC8072915 gene encoding 10 kDa prolamin has protein sequence MAAKMFALFALLALCASATSATHIPGHLPLVMPLGTMNPCTQYCMMQQRFARLLAWPIPMLQQLLALPLQPAYQTPMMMPNMMPPMMMRPTMMPPMTMMPSMMSLPQCHCDAISQIMQQQQLPFMFNPTAMAIPPMFLQQPFVSSAF, from the coding sequence ATGGCAGCCAAGATGTTTGCATTGTTTGCACTCCTAGCTCTTTGTGCAAGCGCCACAAGTGCGACCCATATTCCAGGGCACTTGCCACTAGTGATGCCATTGGGTACCATGAACCCATGCACGCAGTACTGcatgatgcaacagaggtttgcCAGATTGTTAGCGTGGCCAATCCCGATGCTACAGCAACTGTTGGCCTTACCGCTTCAGCCGGCGTATCAGACGCCAATGATGATGCCGAACATGATGCCACCAATGATGATGAGGCCGACGATGATGCCACCAATGACGATGATGCCGAGCATGATGTCATTGCCACAATGTCACTGTGATGCCATCTCCCAGATTATGCAGCAACAGCAGTTACCATTCATGTTCAACCCAACAGCCATGGCGATCCCACCCATGTTCTTACAGCAACCCTTCGTTAGTTCTGCATTCTAG